A genomic segment from Glycine soja cultivar W05 chromosome 18, ASM419377v2, whole genome shotgun sequence encodes:
- the LOC114395701 gene encoding uncharacterized protein LOC114395701 isoform X4 — protein sequence MAPSFDFASSLLCTEDNTVFDESHNNGGTMMSMMGMCEDTWSPRKRHFDEEPDELPLLSDESLAMMVEKECQHWPGLRCLNKLQTGDLDFGARMEVVDRILKEHMSSSR from the exons ATGGCACCCAGTTTTGACTTTGCTTCTAGCCTCCTTTGCACAGAGGACAACACCGTTTTCGACGAGAGCCATAATAATGGGGGTACGATGATGTCGATGATGGGGATGTGTGAGGACACGTGGAGTCCTAGGAAGCGCCACTTTGATGAAGAGCCAGATGAGTTGCCATTGCTGAGTGATGAAAGCTTGGCGATGATGGTGGAAAAAGAGTGCCAACACTGGCCTGGTTTGCGTTGCTTGAATAAGCTTCAAACTGGGGATTTGGACTTCGGTGCCAGAATGGAGGTCGTTGATCGGATTCTCAAG GAGCACATGAGCAGCAGTAGGTGA
- the LOC114395701 gene encoding cyclin-D4-1-like isoform X2: MAPSFDFASSLLCTEDNTVFDESHNNGGTMMSMMGMCEDTWSPRKRHFDEEPDELPLLSDESLAMMVEKECQHWPGLRCLNKLQTGDLDFGARMEVVDRILKKGRVWTMQLMAVACLSLVWKMFFIFLSMFAGAHEQQ, encoded by the exons ATGGCACCCAGTTTTGACTTTGCTTCTAGCCTCCTTTGCACAGAGGACAACACCGTTTTCGACGAGAGCCATAATAATGGGGGTACGATGATGTCGATGATGGGGATGTGTGAGGACACGTGGAGTCCTAGGAAGCGCCACTTTGATGAAGAGCCAGATGAGTTGCCATTGCTGAGTGATGAAAGCTTGGCGATGATGGTGGAAAAAGAGTGCCAACACTGGCCTGGTTTGCGTTGCTTGAATAAGCTTCAAACTGGGGATTTGGACTTCGGTGCCAGAATGGAGGTCGTTGATCGGATTCTCAAG AAAGGAAGAGTTTGGACAATGCAATTAATGGCTGTGGCGTGTTTATCATTagtttggaaaatgttttttatttttctctcaatgTTTGCAG GAGCACATGAGCAGCAGTAG
- the LOC114395701 gene encoding cyclin-D4-1-like isoform X1: MAPSFDFASSLLCTEDNTVFDESHNNGGTMMSMMGMCEDTWSPRKRHFDEEPDELPLLSDESLAMMVEKECQHWPGLRCLNKLQTGDLDFGARMEVVDRILKKGRVWTMQLMAVACLSLVWKMFFIFLSMFAGRMGSNHKIKKNTWVLLCYTVIIF, from the exons ATGGCACCCAGTTTTGACTTTGCTTCTAGCCTCCTTTGCACAGAGGACAACACCGTTTTCGACGAGAGCCATAATAATGGGGGTACGATGATGTCGATGATGGGGATGTGTGAGGACACGTGGAGTCCTAGGAAGCGCCACTTTGATGAAGAGCCAGATGAGTTGCCATTGCTGAGTGATGAAAGCTTGGCGATGATGGTGGAAAAAGAGTGCCAACACTGGCCTGGTTTGCGTTGCTTGAATAAGCTTCAAACTGGGGATTTGGACTTCGGTGCCAGAATGGAGGTCGTTGATCGGATTCTCAAG AAAGGAAGAGTTTGGACAATGCAATTAATGGCTGTGGCGTGTTTATCATTagtttggaaaatgttttttatttttctctcaatgTTTGCAGGTAGGATGGGGTCCAAtcacaagattaaaaaaaatacatgggtTTTACTTTGTTACACtgtgataattttttag
- the LOC114395701 gene encoding uncharacterized protein LOC114395701 isoform X3 translates to MAPSFDFASSLLCTEDNTVFDESHNNGGTMMSMMGMCEDTWSPRKRHFDEEPDELPLLSDESLAMMVEKECQHWPGLRCLNKLQTGDLDFGARMEVVDRILKVGWGPITRLKKIHGFYFVTL, encoded by the exons ATGGCACCCAGTTTTGACTTTGCTTCTAGCCTCCTTTGCACAGAGGACAACACCGTTTTCGACGAGAGCCATAATAATGGGGGTACGATGATGTCGATGATGGGGATGTGTGAGGACACGTGGAGTCCTAGGAAGCGCCACTTTGATGAAGAGCCAGATGAGTTGCCATTGCTGAGTGATGAAAGCTTGGCGATGATGGTGGAAAAAGAGTGCCAACACTGGCCTGGTTTGCGTTGCTTGAATAAGCTTCAAACTGGGGATTTGGACTTCGGTGCCAGAATGGAGGTCGTTGATCGGATTCTCAAG GTAGGATGGGGTCCAAtcacaagattaaaaaaaatacatgggtTTTACTTTGTTACACtgtga
- the LOC114394925 gene encoding protein LHCP TRANSLOCATION DEFECT-like: MASISCITHHPITSKLNNAFSSPHVSASNLASRFLGTRKRVGLHSLTSRIIGPSNGSKATCWFRFGKNGVDAKGAGIYGSQGRDDFDRDDVEQYFNYMGMLAVEGTYDKMEALLSQNIHPVDILLLLAASESDKPKIEELLRAGAKYDVKDADGRTALDRATDEIKDFILNFSVQRA, translated from the exons ATGGCTTCTATCTCATGCATCACCCACCACCCCATCACTTCCAAGCTCAATAATGCCTTCTCTTCACCCCACGTCTCTGCCTCAAACTTGGCCTCACGGTTTCTGGGCACCAGAAAAAGAGTTGGGTTGCATAGCCTCACCTCTAGAATAATTGGACCCTCTAATGGCTCCAAAGCCACATGCTGGTTCAGGTTCGGCAAGAACGGTGTTGATGCCAAAGGTGCTGGCATCTATGGCAGCCAGGGCCGTGATGACTTTGATAGAGATGACGTGGAACAG TACTTCAACTATATGGGGATGCTCGCTGTAGAAGGAACATATGATAAAATGGAAGCTCTTCTAAGCCAAAACATCCACCCCGTGGACATCCTTCTCCTGTTAGCTGCCTCAGAAAGTGACAAGCCAAAAATTGAAGAACTCTTGAGAGCTGGAGCAAAATACGATGTAAAAGATGCAGATGGACGGACGGCGTTGGATAGGGCTACCGACGAAATTAAAGATTTCATTCTTAATTTTTCCGTGCAGAGGGCATGA